From Cellulomonas fimi ATCC 484, a single genomic window includes:
- a CDS encoding NADH-quinone oxidoreductase subunit J, with protein MSALALAAAPLTTATLDADGLAGTGETVLFWVLAPIMVLAALGLLFARKAVHAALAVVVVMISLAFLYVAQDAVFLGVVQVVVYTGAVMMLFLFVLMLVGVDASDSLVETIRGQRWIGALAGIGLGVVLAGVVGRAAYGPSQGLDSANEASNPVAIAHLVFGEYVLAFEVVGALLVTAALGALVYTHRTRLTPRVGQKERADARVAAGAHPVSLPAPGVYARHNAMDVPALGPDGQPIENSVPRVLRVRGQEADAAEFAARIERVLAGGSADARDLVGDEPTPPPAAHPEGAPVGVPDVDAAVSDSGQHGPSTGPGGVAGQEDRA; from the coding sequence GTGAGCGCCCTGGCCCTCGCCGCGGCCCCGCTGACGACCGCGACGCTCGACGCCGACGGGCTCGCCGGCACCGGCGAGACCGTCCTGTTCTGGGTGCTCGCGCCGATCATGGTGCTCGCCGCGCTCGGGCTGCTGTTCGCGCGCAAGGCGGTGCACGCGGCCCTGGCGGTCGTCGTCGTGATGATCTCCCTGGCGTTCCTCTACGTCGCGCAGGACGCGGTGTTCCTCGGGGTCGTGCAGGTCGTGGTCTACACCGGCGCCGTGATGATGCTGTTCCTGTTCGTCCTCATGCTCGTCGGCGTCGACGCGTCCGACTCGCTCGTCGAGACGATCCGCGGGCAGCGCTGGATCGGCGCGCTCGCCGGCATCGGCCTGGGCGTCGTCCTCGCGGGCGTCGTCGGCCGCGCCGCGTACGGGCCCTCGCAGGGCCTGGACAGCGCGAACGAGGCGTCCAACCCCGTCGCGATCGCGCACCTCGTCTTCGGCGAGTACGTGCTCGCGTTCGAGGTCGTGGGAGCGCTGCTGGTGACCGCGGCGCTCGGCGCGCTCGTCTACACGCACCGGACGCGGCTCACGCCGCGCGTGGGCCAGAAGGAGCGCGCCGACGCGCGTGTCGCCGCGGGGGCGCACCCCGTCTCGCTGCCGGCACCGGGCGTGTACGCGCGGCACAACGCGATGGACGTCCCCGCGCTCGGGCCCGACGGGCAGCCGATCGAGAACTCCGTGCCGCGCGTGCTGCGTGTGCGCGGGCAGGAGGCCGACGCCGCCGAGTTCGCCGCCCGCATCGAGCGCGTGCTCGCGGGCGGGTCGGCGGACGCGCGGGACCTCGTCGGCGACGAGCCCACGCCGCCGCCCGCGGCCCACCCGGAGGGCGCGCCGGTCGGCGTGCCCGACGTGGACGCCGCCGTGAGCGACAGCGGTCAGCACGGACCGTCGACCGGACCCGGCGGGGTCGCCGGACAGGAGGACCGGGCGTGA
- the nuoK gene encoding NADH-quinone oxidoreductase subunit NuoK codes for MSLTHYLVLATILFAIGATTVLLRRNAIIVFMGVELMLNATNLLLVTFSRIHGALTGQVLAFFVMVVAAAEVVVGLAIIVAIFRTRRSASVDDVNLLKS; via the coding sequence GTGAGCCTCACCCACTACCTCGTGCTCGCGACGATCCTGTTCGCGATCGGCGCGACCACCGTCCTGCTGCGGCGCAACGCGATCATCGTGTTCATGGGCGTCGAGCTCATGCTCAACGCGACGAACCTGCTGCTCGTGACCTTCTCGCGGATCCACGGCGCGCTCACCGGCCAGGTGCTGGCGTTCTTCGTCATGGTGGTCGCCGCCGCGGAGGTCGTCGTGGGACTGGCGATCATCGTCGCGATCTTCCGTACCCGGCGCTCGGCCTCGGTCGACGACGTGAACCTGCTCAAGAGCTGA
- the nuoN gene encoding NADH-quinone oxidoreductase subunit NuoN yields the protein MNEFTAPDVPWTLLSPALIVLLAAVVGVLVEAFVPARVRRTVQVSLALGSTAAALVAVAALWQGVSADGGTAVLGGSLVVDGPTLVLQGTIALLALLSILVVADRTDTGEDAFAPSAAAVPGSDYEEVARRRGLQQTEVYPLLLFAVGGMLVFPAAGDLLTLFVALEVLSLPLYLLTGMARRRRLLSQEAAMKYFLLGAFASALMLFGIGLVYGYSGSLRYSEIAEQTLQVSGADTVLLVGSVLVLSGLLFKVGAVPFHTWTPDVYQGAPTPITGFMAACTKVAAFGALLRLVYVVLPELEWDLSVVLWAVAIATMVVGTVAALVQTDIKRVLAYSSIAHAGFILTGVVALDSSAIPAVLFYLLVYGAGTVGAFGIVWLVRERAAGTDDEPGPVLGEATRLSQWAGLGRSHPVLAVTFALFLLSFAGIPLTAGFIGKFAVFSAAVEGGAWPLAVVGVLSSAAAAFFYVRIIVLMFFGGAPGDGTHDGAEHVGAATAAGPDEAAEVGLADSSAAPAGVPAPATGAATATLVEARTATTTTVVGSEGFALVAIAVCAVVTVLLGVLPSPVLDLVTEVSQLLP from the coding sequence GTGAACGAGTTCACCGCGCCCGACGTCCCGTGGACGCTGCTGAGCCCGGCGCTCATCGTCCTGCTCGCCGCGGTCGTCGGCGTGCTCGTCGAGGCGTTCGTGCCCGCGCGCGTGCGCCGGACCGTCCAGGTGTCCCTCGCGCTCGGCTCGACCGCCGCCGCGCTCGTCGCGGTCGCAGCCCTGTGGCAGGGCGTGTCGGCCGACGGTGGCACGGCCGTGCTCGGCGGCTCGCTCGTCGTCGACGGGCCGACGCTCGTCCTGCAGGGCACGATCGCGCTGCTCGCGCTCCTGTCGATCCTCGTCGTGGCCGACCGCACCGACACCGGCGAGGACGCGTTCGCGCCGTCCGCCGCGGCCGTGCCCGGCTCCGACTACGAGGAGGTCGCGCGTCGCCGCGGACTGCAGCAGACCGAGGTGTACCCGCTGCTGCTGTTCGCCGTCGGCGGCATGCTGGTCTTCCCCGCCGCGGGTGACCTGCTGACGCTGTTCGTCGCGCTCGAGGTCCTCTCGCTCCCGCTGTACCTGCTCACCGGCATGGCGCGCCGTCGTCGCCTGCTGTCGCAGGAGGCGGCCATGAAGTACTTCCTGCTGGGCGCGTTCGCGTCCGCGCTCATGCTGTTCGGCATCGGGCTCGTCTACGGCTACAGCGGCTCCCTGCGGTACTCCGAGATCGCCGAGCAGACGCTCCAGGTCAGCGGCGCCGACACCGTGCTGCTCGTCGGCTCGGTCCTCGTCCTGTCCGGCCTGCTGTTCAAGGTCGGGGCCGTGCCGTTCCACACGTGGACGCCCGACGTCTACCAGGGTGCCCCCACCCCGATCACGGGCTTCATGGCCGCATGCACCAAGGTCGCCGCGTTCGGTGCGCTGCTGCGCCTCGTCTACGTCGTGCTGCCCGAGCTCGAGTGGGACCTGTCCGTCGTGCTGTGGGCCGTCGCGATCGCCACCATGGTCGTCGGCACCGTCGCGGCGCTCGTGCAGACCGACATCAAGCGCGTCCTGGCCTACTCCTCGATCGCGCACGCCGGGTTCATCCTCACGGGCGTCGTCGCGCTCGACTCCTCCGCGATCCCGGCCGTGCTGTTCTACCTCCTGGTCTACGGCGCCGGGACGGTCGGCGCCTTCGGGATCGTCTGGCTCGTGCGCGAGCGTGCGGCAGGCACCGACGACGAGCCCGGGCCGGTCCTGGGCGAGGCGACCCGGCTGTCCCAGTGGGCAGGTCTCGGTCGCAGCCACCCGGTGCTGGCCGTGACGTTCGCGCTGTTCCTCCTGTCGTTCGCGGGCATCCCGCTCACGGCGGGCTTCATCGGGAAGTTCGCGGTGTTCTCCGCCGCCGTCGAGGGCGGCGCCTGGCCGCTCGCCGTCGTGGGTGTGCTCTCCTCCGCCGCGGCCGCGTTCTTCTACGTCCGCATCATCGTGCTCATGTTCTTCGGCGGTGCCCCGGGCGACGGGACGCACGACGGCGCGGAGCACGTCGGCGCCGCCACGGCGGCAGGCCCGGACGAGGCGGCCGAGGTCGGGCTCGCGGACTCCTCGGCCGCCCCCGCGGGCGTGCCCGCGCCGGCGACGGGAGCCGCGACCGCGACGCTCGTCGAGGCACGCACGGCGACCACCACCACGGTCGTCGGCAGCGAGGGGTTCGCGCTCGTCGCGATCGCGGTGTGCGCCGTGGTGACCGTGCTGCTCGGCGTGCTGCCCTCGCCCGTCCTCGACCTCGTCACCGAGGTGTCGCAGCTGCTGCCGTGA
- a CDS encoding RDD family protein, translating to MSTPPHAPVTCPVCAVQADPGTQFCGWCGAPIPAAHATATGAVPPAAAYAPTDGAVAPVVPSSPAPAGQVAPSAPVVPVAPPIVTAAPPGPVPVAPPTKPAPGAGPGLAPPPPPSPTTPQPAPAPRTAPPSPSAGGSVAVTPGDVAPVSRRLLAYLVDGALIGVVYGLGTVVALATVDATGRPSPLAFLPPVLAVLIGIGQWVAESTTGATVGGALLGIRTVSARTGLPAGLLAVLLRNLVVAAGSLACGIGQVVVVLSGLWDREPAQRGWHDKAAGTLVLRAAAARRPRPAAAGTGAWDSAVARAVEPRAVGPMPSSAPPSAAVPPGPVVPPVTSVPGASSPGTAPEAHRAGGAHAAAAPSTEAVDVVRPAPVDASALAGPAAAPHPAEDPLIDAVPGLAPQGAPAGAPASSGPLIDSIPVATAPVPTAAVRRERTEAPIDTTAVPLVELPPRRDRPSSAPATGFPSTAPAAPDAAAGGAAGTSGADAPAPPATGEGAAGRPNPVMPPPAPLAPAGAGSFEGSRPAAGPAGDAAATGLGDLEHTRLRDAGPIPRAAALRLVLDTGERVDVTGDGLVGRSPAPEPGVEHVVAVADRSVSKVHLAFGVDPAGGLWVMDRGSTNGTFLVGPDGSGTALTPGTRGVVEAGWTVRFGERSARVERA from the coding sequence GTGAGCACGCCCCCCCACGCACCGGTCACGTGCCCGGTGTGCGCCGTCCAGGCCGATCCCGGCACCCAGTTCTGCGGCTGGTGCGGAGCGCCCATTCCCGCGGCGCACGCGACCGCGACCGGCGCGGTGCCGCCCGCCGCGGCGTACGCGCCGACGGACGGTGCCGTCGCTCCCGTCGTCCCCTCGTCGCCTGCCCCTGCCGGTCAGGTCGCGCCCAGCGCGCCCGTCGTACCCGTCGCGCCGCCGATCGTGACCGCCGCTCCGCCCGGGCCCGTCCCCGTCGCGCCGCCGACCAAGCCCGCGCCCGGCGCGGGGCCGGGCCTCGCGCCGCCGCCCCCGCCCTCACCGACGACGCCGCAGCCCGCGCCGGCGCCCCGCACCGCGCCGCCCTCGCCCTCGGCCGGCGGGTCCGTCGCGGTGACACCCGGCGACGTCGCTCCCGTCTCGCGGCGCCTGCTCGCGTACCTCGTCGACGGGGCCCTGATCGGGGTCGTGTACGGCCTCGGCACGGTCGTCGCCCTCGCGACGGTCGACGCCACGGGGCGTCCGTCGCCGCTCGCGTTCCTGCCGCCGGTGCTCGCGGTGCTCATCGGCATCGGCCAGTGGGTCGCCGAGTCGACCACGGGGGCGACCGTCGGCGGCGCGCTGCTCGGCATCCGCACCGTCTCCGCACGGACGGGGCTGCCCGCGGGCCTCCTCGCGGTGCTGCTGCGCAACCTCGTCGTCGCCGCCGGCTCGCTGGCGTGCGGCATCGGCCAGGTCGTCGTCGTGCTGTCCGGCCTCTGGGACCGGGAGCCGGCCCAGCGCGGCTGGCACGACAAGGCCGCGGGGACGCTCGTCCTGCGCGCGGCGGCGGCACGTCGTCCGCGCCCCGCGGCAGCCGGGACCGGGGCCTGGGACTCGGCGGTCGCCCGCGCGGTCGAGCCGCGCGCCGTGGGACCGATGCCGTCCTCGGCGCCGCCGTCCGCTGCCGTGCCGCCCGGCCCGGTCGTGCCGCCCGTCACCTCCGTCCCGGGGGCGTCCTCACCCGGCACCGCCCCCGAGGCGCACCGTGCGGGCGGCGCCCACGCCGCTGCCGCGCCGAGCACGGAGGCGGTGGACGTCGTCCGGCCCGCGCCCGTCGACGCGTCGGCCCTGGCCGGCCCCGCAGCCGCGCCGCATCCCGCCGAGGACCCGCTCATCGACGCCGTGCCCGGTCTCGCGCCCCAGGGCGCCCCGGCCGGCGCCCCGGCGTCCTCGGGGCCGCTCATCGACAGCATCCCGGTCGCCACCGCACCGGTGCCGACCGCCGCCGTGCGGCGCGAGCGCACCGAGGCGCCGATCGACACCACCGCCGTGCCGCTCGTCGAGCTGCCGCCGCGCCGCGACCGGCCGTCGTCGGCTCCTGCCACGGGCTTCCCGAGCACCGCGCCGGCAGCGCCCGACGCAGCCGCAGGAGGTGCCGCGGGGACGTCGGGCGCCGACGCGCCCGCCCCGCCCGCAACCGGGGAGGGTGCGGCGGGTCGGCCGAACCCGGTGATGCCGCCTCCTGCACCGCTCGCACCTGCGGGCGCGGGCTCGTTCGAGGGGTCCCGACCCGCGGCAGGCCCCGCTGGGGACGCCGCCGCGACCGGGCTCGGGGACCTCGAGCACACGCGGCTGCGCGACGCGGGCCCGATCCCGCGCGCCGCGGCCCTACGGCTCGTGCTCGACACCGGCGAGCGCGTCGACGTCACCGGGGACGGGCTCGTGGGGCGCAGCCCCGCTCCCGAGCCGGGCGTCGAGCACGTCGTCGCCGTCGCCGACCGGTCGGTCTCCAAGGTGCACCTCGCGTTCGGCGTCGACCCCGCGGGCGGGCTGTGGGTCATGGACCGCGGGTCGACCAACGGCACGTTCCTCGTCGGCCCCGACGGTTCCGGCACGGCCCTGACGCCGGGGACACGGGGTGTCGTCGAGGCGGGCTGGACCGTCCGCTTCGGTGAGCGCAGCGCGCGCGTCGAGCGCGCCTGA
- a CDS encoding NADH-quinone oxidoreductase subunit M, whose protein sequence is MSTSFPWLTALVVLPVLGAVALWALPAGWRGRTRAVALGFALAELLLGVGALLAFDTADAATHQLLETHSWIPALGVSYAVGVDGVGLALVLMSVLLVPLVVLAAWREQGSVDAPTDRLRQYLALVLLLEAFIVVVFAARDVFLFYVVFEAMLIPVYFMIGMFGGEQRRYAAVKFLLYSLAGGLIMLVGVIALYLNGPRGADGFLTANLTGLELDPTLQKWLFLAFFVAFAIKAPMFPVHTWLPDAAQQAPAGTSTLLVGVLDKVGTFGMLTLCLPLFPDASRWAAPVVIVLAVVSILYGALLAIGQKDLMRLVAYTSVSHFGFIVLGIFAFSATSIAGSSFYMVNHGLSTGGLFLLVGFLAARRGSQQIADFGGLQKVVPVLAGTFLVVGLSALSLPGLSTFVSEFLVIVGTFTRHPAAAIVSTLGVVLAAIYVLWTYQRVFTGPVRDELRATPDLGTRERWVVGPLIAAMLVLGVVPGPALDLVRPPADTTLQQLGFPMPVDGAQEGNDQ, encoded by the coding sequence ATGTCGACCTCCTTCCCCTGGCTGACCGCGCTGGTCGTGCTTCCCGTCCTCGGAGCGGTCGCCCTGTGGGCGCTGCCCGCGGGGTGGCGCGGCCGGACGCGCGCCGTGGCGCTCGGGTTCGCCCTCGCCGAGCTGCTGCTCGGCGTCGGCGCGCTGCTGGCGTTCGACACCGCGGACGCCGCCACGCACCAGCTGCTCGAGACGCACTCGTGGATCCCCGCGCTCGGGGTGTCCTACGCCGTCGGCGTCGACGGCGTCGGCCTCGCGCTCGTCCTCATGTCCGTGCTGCTCGTGCCGCTCGTGGTGCTCGCGGCGTGGCGCGAGCAGGGCTCCGTGGACGCCCCGACCGACCGGCTCCGCCAGTACCTGGCACTCGTCCTGCTGCTCGAGGCGTTCATCGTCGTGGTGTTCGCCGCGCGGGACGTGTTCCTGTTCTACGTCGTCTTCGAGGCGATGCTCATCCCGGTCTACTTCATGATCGGGATGTTCGGCGGCGAGCAGCGGCGCTACGCGGCCGTGAAGTTCCTGCTCTACTCGCTCGCGGGCGGGCTCATCATGCTCGTGGGCGTCATCGCGCTGTACCTCAACGGCCCGCGCGGCGCCGACGGCTTCCTCACCGCCAACCTCACGGGCCTCGAGCTCGACCCGACCCTGCAGAAGTGGCTGTTCCTCGCGTTCTTCGTCGCGTTCGCGATCAAGGCGCCGATGTTCCCCGTGCACACGTGGCTCCCCGACGCCGCCCAGCAGGCGCCCGCCGGCACGTCGACGCTGCTGGTCGGCGTGCTCGACAAGGTCGGCACGTTCGGGATGCTCACCCTGTGCCTGCCGCTGTTCCCCGACGCGTCCCGGTGGGCCGCACCGGTGGTCATCGTGCTCGCGGTCGTCTCGATCCTCTACGGCGCGCTGCTCGCGATCGGGCAGAAGGACCTCATGCGGCTCGTCGCGTACACGTCGGTGTCGCACTTCGGGTTCATCGTCCTCGGCATCTTCGCGTTCTCCGCGACGTCGATCGCCGGCTCGTCGTTCTACATGGTCAACCACGGGCTCTCGACGGGCGGGCTGTTCCTGCTCGTCGGCTTCCTCGCCGCCCGGCGCGGGTCGCAGCAGATCGCCGACTTCGGCGGCCTGCAGAAGGTCGTGCCGGTCCTCGCCGGGACGTTCCTCGTCGTCGGCCTGTCGGCGCTGTCGCTGCCGGGCCTGTCGACGTTCGTCAGCGAGTTCCTCGTCATCGTCGGCACGTTCACGCGGCACCCCGCGGCCGCGATCGTGTCCACGCTCGGTGTCGTGCTCGCCGCGATCTACGTGCTGTGGACCTACCAGCGGGTCTTCACGGGTCCGGTGCGCGACGAGCTCCGCGCGACGCCCGACCTCGGCACGCGCGAGCGCTGGGTCGTCGGGCCGCTCATCGCGGCGATGCTCGTGCTCGGCGTCGTGCCCGGCCCGGCCCTCGACCTCGTGCGACCGCCCGCCGACACCACGCTCCAGCAGCTCGGCTTCCCGATGCCGGTCGACGGCGCCCAGGAAGGGAACGACCAGTGA
- a CDS encoding polyprenyl synthetase family protein, producing the protein MTTTTAISLADPALSARLTERLALVEERLRDAVTHADQLADDAARHLVNAGGKRLRPLLTLLTAELGDGSRREVVDAATVVELTHLATLYHDDVMDSAPLRRGAPSAHEVWGNSVAILTGDLLFARASATVAGLGPDAVRIQAATFERLCLGQLHETVGPRPGEDPVAHYLQVLADKTASLVATSARFGAMFAGCRPDVVRTVTGFGEKLGVAFQLADDVIDLTSDGTLTGKTPGTDLRERVPTMPALLLRARAATDADPADRALVAQLDADLTDDDALAAAVAALRSHPVVAETRERAVALAREAVDELAPLPAGPVREALVAFADALVDRAS; encoded by the coding sequence GTGACGACCACGACCGCCATCTCGCTGGCGGACCCCGCACTGAGCGCACGTCTGACGGAGCGGCTCGCCCTCGTCGAGGAGCGGCTGCGCGACGCCGTGACGCACGCCGACCAGCTCGCCGACGACGCCGCCCGCCACCTGGTCAACGCCGGTGGCAAGCGCCTGCGCCCGCTGCTCACGCTCCTCACGGCCGAGCTGGGCGACGGGTCGCGGCGCGAGGTCGTCGACGCGGCGACCGTCGTGGAGCTCACGCACCTCGCGACCCTGTACCACGACGACGTCATGGACTCCGCGCCCCTGCGGCGCGGCGCCCCGAGCGCGCACGAGGTCTGGGGCAACTCCGTCGCGATCCTCACGGGCGACCTGCTGTTCGCGCGCGCGTCCGCGACCGTCGCCGGGCTCGGCCCCGACGCCGTGCGGATCCAGGCCGCCACGTTCGAGCGCCTCTGCCTCGGCCAGCTCCACGAGACCGTGGGCCCGCGCCCCGGCGAGGACCCCGTCGCGCACTACCTCCAGGTGCTCGCCGACAAGACGGCCTCGCTCGTCGCGACGTCGGCCCGGTTCGGCGCGATGTTCGCAGGCTGCCGGCCCGACGTCGTGCGCACGGTCACCGGCTTCGGCGAGAAGCTCGGGGTCGCCTTCCAGCTCGCCGACGACGTCATCGACCTGACGTCCGACGGGACGCTCACGGGCAAGACGCCCGGGACCGACCTGCGCGAGCGCGTCCCGACGATGCCGGCGCTCCTGCTGCGCGCCCGCGCCGCGACCGACGCCGACCCCGCCGACCGTGCGCTCGTCGCGCAGCTCGACGCCGACCTCACCGACGACGACGCGCTCGCCGCGGCGGTCGCCGCGCTGCGCTCGCACCCGGTCGTCGCCGAGACGCGCGAGCGGGCCGTCGCGCTGGCGCGTGAGGCCGTCGACGAGCTCGCGCCGCTGCCCGCGGGACCGGTCCGCGAGGCCCTCGTCGCGTTCGCCGACGCGCTCGTCGACCGCGCGTCCTGA
- the nuoI gene encoding NADH-quinone oxidoreductase subunit NuoI produces the protein MADQRTPAAGEPDGTPPGTPAEGGAQARPAGAEPGREVAPRPRGGEVASPEPEGYSPLIEPRTGLSEVLAPVGGFGVTLSNMFRPTVTEQYPSEKVPAKPRYHGRHQLNRYADGLEKCIGCELCAWACPADAIYVEGADNTPDAQFSPGERYGRVYQINYLRCIFCGLCIEACPTRALTMTNEYELAGPTRAGMIWEKQDLLAPLREGMLASPHPMVEGTSDTEYYQGKVTGPTDAQREWVAEHRPDDPTLPGGAGVAAANQPGPTAAAQAALAAAATKQGSR, from the coding sequence GTGGCTGACCAGCGCACGCCCGCCGCCGGCGAGCCCGACGGCACGCCCCCCGGCACGCCCGCCGAGGGCGGCGCGCAGGCCCGCCCGGCCGGCGCCGAGCCCGGCCGCGAGGTCGCCCCGCGGCCCCGCGGCGGCGAGGTCGCGTCCCCCGAGCCCGAGGGGTACAGCCCGCTCATCGAGCCGCGCACGGGCCTGTCCGAGGTGCTCGCGCCCGTCGGCGGGTTCGGCGTCACGCTGTCGAACATGTTCCGGCCGACGGTCACGGAGCAGTACCCGTCGGAGAAGGTGCCCGCCAAGCCGCGGTACCACGGCCGCCACCAGCTCAACCGGTACGCCGACGGGCTGGAGAAGTGCATCGGCTGCGAGCTGTGCGCGTGGGCGTGCCCCGCCGACGCGATCTACGTCGAGGGCGCGGACAACACGCCCGACGCGCAGTTCAGCCCGGGGGAGCGGTACGGCCGCGTCTACCAGATCAACTACCTGCGCTGCATCTTCTGCGGCCTGTGCATCGAGGCGTGCCCGACGCGCGCGCTGACGATGACGAACGAGTACGAGCTCGCCGGCCCGACACGCGCCGGCATGATCTGGGAGAAGCAGGACCTCCTCGCGCCGCTGCGCGAGGGCATGCTCGCGTCCCCGCACCCGATGGTCGAGGGCACGAGCGACACCGAGTACTACCAGGGCAAGGTCACCGGCCCGACGGACGCGCAGCGCGAGTGGGTCGCCGAGCACCGGCCCGACGACCCGACGCTCCCCGGGGGGGCCGGGGTCGCCGCGGCCAACCAGCCCGGCCCGACCGCCGCCGCCCAGGCCGCGCTCGCCGCCGCCGCGACGAAGCAGGGCTCGCGGTGA
- the nuoL gene encoding NADH-quinone oxidoreductase subunit L, with amino-acid sequence MHTLTTLAVTLPALGPLPVETVEPSVQTVRAGVFLVGPLLIGLPLLSAAVLLLLGRRSDRWGHWLGVLASAGAFVAGAVAFVALLGRPADSRVIVVDLGRWLDAGAFHVDAGFRLDPLSLTFVLLVTFVGTLIHVYSVAYMEHDDSRRRFFAYLNLFVAAMLLLVLADSYLLLFVGWEGVGLASYLLIGFWNHRTPYAVAAKKAFVANRIGDIGLLVAMGLMVAHVGALDFGTVLGSAGELSEGTATAIGLMLLLAACGKSAQFPLQSWLGDAMAGPTPVSALIHAATMVTAGVYLIVRSGAIFDAAPTAQLVVVVVGAITLLFGAIVGCAKDDIKKALAASTMSQIGYMVLAAGLGPVGYAFAIFHLVTHGFFKAGMFLGAGSVMHAMDDQVDMRRFGGLARYMTITWLTFMAGWLAILGIPPFAGFFSKDKIIEAAFVPVDGQEWRAWVFGSVALLGAGITAFYMSRLFFMTFEGERRWAAKADGSAQHPHEAPALMTWPMIVLAVGSVGIGLVLGLGGRFVTWLEPVTGHVEHHEPVLPPWLLITLTLTVVAVGVVVAWRRYAVSTVPVVPPLGTALTRAARVDLYQDAVNDAVLVEPGQHLTRSLVFADRAVVDGSVTRLGRGTVGFGDLARRIQTGYVRSYAATTVIGLVVLVVAVLVTQS; translated from the coding sequence GTGCACACCCTGACCACCCTCGCCGTGACGCTGCCCGCGCTCGGGCCGCTGCCCGTCGAGACCGTCGAGCCGTCCGTCCAGACGGTGCGCGCCGGCGTGTTCCTCGTCGGCCCGCTCCTCATCGGCCTGCCCCTGCTCTCCGCGGCCGTCCTGCTGCTCCTCGGGCGTCGCTCCGACCGCTGGGGACACTGGCTCGGCGTGCTCGCGTCCGCCGGTGCGTTCGTCGCCGGTGCGGTCGCGTTCGTCGCGCTGCTCGGCCGGCCCGCCGACTCGCGCGTGATCGTCGTCGACCTCGGGCGCTGGCTCGACGCGGGAGCGTTCCACGTCGACGCGGGCTTCCGCCTCGACCCGCTGTCGCTGACGTTCGTGCTGCTCGTGACGTTCGTCGGCACGCTCATCCACGTGTACTCCGTGGCCTACATGGAGCACGACGACTCCCGGCGCCGGTTCTTCGCGTACCTCAACCTGTTCGTCGCGGCGATGCTGCTGCTCGTCCTCGCCGACTCCTACCTGCTGCTGTTCGTCGGCTGGGAGGGCGTGGGCCTCGCGTCGTACCTGCTCATCGGGTTCTGGAACCACCGCACGCCGTACGCGGTCGCCGCGAAGAAGGCGTTCGTCGCCAACCGCATCGGCGACATCGGCCTGCTGGTCGCGATGGGGCTCATGGTCGCCCACGTCGGCGCGCTCGACTTCGGCACGGTCCTCGGCAGCGCCGGGGAGCTGTCCGAGGGCACCGCGACCGCGATCGGCCTCATGCTGCTGCTCGCCGCCTGCGGCAAGTCCGCGCAGTTCCCGCTGCAGTCCTGGCTCGGCGACGCGATGGCGGGCCCGACGCCCGTCTCCGCGCTCATCCACGCCGCGACGATGGTCACCGCGGGCGTCTACCTCATCGTCCGCAGCGGGGCGATCTTCGACGCCGCGCCCACGGCGCAGCTCGTCGTGGTCGTCGTCGGCGCGATCACCCTGCTGTTCGGGGCGATCGTCGGCTGCGCCAAGGACGACATCAAGAAGGCCCTCGCGGCGTCGACGATGTCCCAGATCGGCTACATGGTCCTCGCCGCCGGGCTCGGGCCCGTCGGGTACGCGTTCGCGATCTTCCACCTCGTCACGCACGGCTTCTTCAAGGCCGGCATGTTCCTCGGCGCCGGATCCGTCATGCACGCCATGGACGACCAGGTCGACATGCGCCGCTTCGGCGGCCTCGCGCGGTACATGACGATCACGTGGCTCACGTTCATGGCCGGCTGGCTCGCGATCCTCGGCATCCCGCCGTTCGCCGGGTTCTTCAGCAAGGACAAGATCATCGAGGCCGCGTTCGTCCCCGTGGACGGCCAGGAGTGGCGCGCGTGGGTGTTCGGTAGCGTCGCGCTGCTCGGCGCCGGGATCACCGCGTTCTACATGTCGCGGCTGTTCTTCATGACGTTCGAGGGTGAGCGGCGCTGGGCCGCCAAGGCCGACGGCTCCGCGCAGCACCCGCACGAGGCGCCCGCGCTCATGACGTGGCCGATGATCGTGCTCGCCGTCGGCTCGGTCGGCATCGGTCTCGTGCTCGGCCTCGGTGGCCGGTTCGTCACGTGGCTCGAGCCCGTGACCGGGCACGTCGAGCACCACGAGCCGGTCCTGCCGCCGTGGCTGCTCATCACGCTCACGCTCACCGTCGTGGCCGTCGGCGTCGTCGTCGCGTGGCGTCGGTACGCGGTCTCGACCGTCCCGGTCGTGCCGCCGCTCGGCACCGCGCTCACGCGGGCCGCGCGCGTCGACCTCTACCAGGACGCCGTCAACGACGCCGTCCTCGTCGAGCCCGGCCAGCACCTCACCCGGTCGCTCGTGTTCGCCGACCGCGCCGTCGTCGACGGGTCGGTGACCCGTCTCGGCCGCGGCACGGTCGGGTTCGGCGACCTCGCCCGGCGCATCCAGACCGGGTACGTCCGCTCCTACGCCGCGACGACCGTGATCGGCCTGGTCGTGCTCGTCGTCGCCGTCCTGGTCACCCAGAGCTGA